In a single window of the Oscillatoria sp. FACHB-1407 genome:
- a CDS encoding transposase, whose translation MPHPTPTDRPNRVWHSDKGDRISSQNLCRMPHPNYLTNELMKYNPDKHHRRSIRLKGYDYTSPGAYFITLCVHQRECLFGEVVNGEMQLNEWGKLVDAYWQRLPSHFANLELDVFVVMPNHFHGILVLTQPPGRGAALDHHSSNSTENSKSNATPNPNRSPQIIPPNRRGAALDHHSSNSTENSKSNATPNPNRSPEPGVAFGRRELQIPKNNLPNAAPQPPRLMKGSVGAILLNFKSITTRRINQMRRVRGVPLWQRDYHDRIIRDEEALTYVRRYIHNNPRLWEADQLHPDNPYN comes from the coding sequence ATGCCACACCCAACCCCAACCGATCGCCCGAACCGGGTGTGGCATTCGGACAAAGGCGATCGCATTTCATCCCAAAATCTGTGCCGAATGCCGCACCCCAACTATCTTACAAATGAACTTATGAAATATAACCCCGACAAACATCATCGGCGATCGATTCGATTGAAAGGGTACGATTACACTTCGCCTGGTGCCTATTTCATTACCCTTTGTGTGCATCAACGGGAATGTTTGTTTGGGGAGGTTGTGAATGGCGAAATGCAATTAAATGAATGGGGAAAATTGGTTGATGCCTATTGGCAGCGTTTACCTTCCCATTTTGCAAACCTCGAATTAGATGTATTTGTGGTCATGCCCAACCATTTTCATGGGATTTTGGTTTTAACCCAACCACCCGGTAGGGGTGCGGCATTGGATCACCATTCATCGAATTCCACCGAAAACTCCAAGTCCAATGCCACACCCAACCCCAACCGATCGCCCCAAATCATCCCGCCCAACCGTAGGGGTGCGGCATTGGATCACCATTCATCGAATTCCACCGAAAACTCCAAGTCCAATGCCACACCCAACCCCAACCGATCGCCCGAACCGGGTGTGGCATTCGGGCGAAGAGAATTGCAAATACCCAAAAATAATTTACCGAATGCCGCACCCCAACCACCCCGATTAATGAAGGGATCGGTAGGAGCGATTCTTCTTAATTTCAAATCGATTACAACCCGACGGATTAATCAAATGCGTCGGGTGAGGGGTGTTCCCCTATGGCAACGCGACTATCACGATCGCATTATTCGTGATGAAGAAGCTTTGACTTACGTTCGCCGCTACATTCACAACAACCCACGATTGTGGGAAGCAGATCAATTGCACCCCGACAACCCTTACAATTAG
- a CDS encoding MGH1-like glycoside hydrolase domain-containing protein, which produces MTPTTTEEQRLDATRTRQAHWRRWGPYLSDRQWGTVREDYSPDGTAWDYFPHDQARSRAYRWGEDGIAGISDNHQRLCFAIALWNGVDPILKERFFGLTGNQGNHGEDVKEYYFYLDSTPTHSYMKMLYKYPQAEFPYARLVEENQRRGRRDPEFELINTGVFDDNRYFDVLVEYAKATTDDILIQISITNRGDEAKPIHLLPTLWFRNTWTWNHSEKPVLRAVQSNTSVGVVEALHPQLGQFHLYCNTTNGEPSIPLLFTENETNFQRIFGVENASPYVKDGINNYVVQGQTDAVNPAQVGTKAAAYYTLTIGAGETQTIQLRLRQSTSHPGSSHPGSSLNGSAQAVFGEAFDTILQQRRQEADEFYERIMPDCLCVDRRNIQRQAFAGMLWNKQYFYYVVDEWLKGDPACPPPPPGRKQGRNREWVHLHNEDILSMCDKWEYPWFAAWDLAFHTIPLAMIDPDFAKRQLDLMTREWYMHPNGQIPAYEWAFSDVNPPVHAWATWRVYKIEQKMYGRSDRQFLERVFQKLLLNFTWWVNRKDRNGRNIFEGGFLGMDNVGVFDRSAELPTGGYLEQSDGTSWMGMYCLNLLTIALELARENPVYEDIATKFFEHFLYIADAMNKIGESETALWDDDDGFYYDVLHLPNGQQVRLKVRSMVGLIPLFAVETLEPETLERLPGFKKRVEWFIQNRPDLRGNVACMEKEGVGARRLLAIAYREKLRRILEKMLDENEFLSDYGIRSVSKYHADHPYRFHAQDMEYRVDYEPAESSTGLFGGNSNWRGPIWMPVNYLLIESLQKFHYYLGDDFKVECPTGSGNWMNLWEVASDLSKRLIRIFMKDESGHRPVYGGTTEFQQDPHWHDLILFYEYFHGDNGAGIGASHQTGWTGLVAKLIQQWGDYEGQDKDPDLHLEEALEFNPMVSI; this is translated from the coding sequence ATGACACCTACCACGACAGAAGAACAACGGCTCGACGCAACCCGCACCCGACAGGCACACTGGCGCAGATGGGGACCGTATCTGAGCGATCGCCAATGGGGTACGGTGCGCGAAGACTATAGCCCCGACGGGACAGCCTGGGATTATTTTCCTCACGATCAGGCGCGATCGCGAGCCTATCGCTGGGGCGAAGATGGTATTGCGGGTATTTCCGACAATCATCAACGCTTGTGTTTTGCGATCGCCCTGTGGAATGGTGTTGATCCCATCCTCAAGGAACGCTTTTTTGGCTTAACCGGGAATCAGGGCAACCATGGTGAAGACGTGAAGGAATACTACTTCTACCTTGACAGCACGCCGACCCACTCCTACATGAAGATGCTCTACAAATATCCACAAGCCGAGTTTCCCTATGCTCGGTTAGTGGAAGAAAACCAGCGACGCGGTCGGCGTGACCCGGAGTTTGAGTTGATCAATACGGGGGTATTTGACGATAACCGCTACTTTGATGTGTTAGTGGAATATGCCAAAGCCACCACTGACGATATTTTGATTCAAATCAGTATCACCAATCGAGGGGATGAGGCTAAACCGATTCATCTCCTACCTACTCTCTGGTTTCGCAATACGTGGACGTGGAATCATTCTGAAAAACCTGTGCTGAGAGCAGTACAATCCAACACATCAGTTGGTGTTGTTGAAGCACTCCATCCACAATTGGGACAGTTTCACCTGTATTGCAACACAACAAACGGTGAACCATCCATCCCTCTCTTATTCACTGAAAACGAAACAAATTTTCAACGCATTTTTGGGGTTGAGAATGCCTCTCCTTATGTCAAAGATGGCATTAACAATTATGTGGTGCAGGGTCAAACGGATGCTGTTAATCCGGCACAAGTAGGCACTAAAGCTGCCGCTTATTACACTCTCACAATCGGTGCAGGCGAAACTCAAACGATTCAATTGCGGTTGCGTCAGAGTACGTCCCATCCGGGTTCATCCCATCCCGGCTCATCGCTCAATGGCTCCGCTCAAGCCGTCTTTGGCGAAGCATTTGACACCATCTTGCAACAGCGACGACAGGAAGCCGACGAGTTTTATGAGCGCATTATGCCCGATTGTTTGTGTGTCGATCGCCGCAATATTCAGCGACAGGCGTTTGCCGGAATGCTGTGGAATAAGCAGTACTTCTATTACGTAGTAGATGAATGGCTGAAGGGTGATCCGGCGTGTCCTCCGCCACCGCCTGGACGCAAACAGGGGCGCAATCGCGAGTGGGTTCATCTGCACAATGAAGACATTCTCTCCATGTGCGACAAGTGGGAATATCCCTGGTTTGCCGCGTGGGATCTCGCCTTTCATACGATTCCTCTGGCGATGATCGACCCCGACTTTGCCAAGCGTCAACTCGACCTGATGACCCGCGAATGGTACATGCATCCCAACGGGCAGATTCCCGCCTATGAGTGGGCATTTAGCGATGTCAATCCTCCCGTCCATGCGTGGGCAACCTGGCGAGTCTACAAGATTGAGCAGAAGATGTATGGCAGGAGCGATCGCCAATTTCTAGAGCGAGTCTTTCAAAAACTGCTGCTCAACTTTACCTGGTGGGTGAACCGCAAAGACCGCAACGGTCGCAACATCTTTGAGGGGGGCTTTCTGGGCATGGATAACGTGGGCGTGTTCGATCGCAGTGCAGAGCTACCTACGGGGGGTTATCTGGAGCAATCGGATGGCACCAGTTGGATGGGGATGTATTGCCTCAACCTGCTCACCATTGCGCTGGAGTTAGCCAGGGAGAATCCGGTCTACGAAGACATTGCCACCAAGTTTTTTGAACACTTCCTTTACATCGCCGATGCGATGAACAAGATCGGCGAATCAGAAACCGCCTTGTGGGATGACGACGATGGTTTCTATTACGACGTACTACACCTGCCGAATGGTCAACAGGTGCGGCTCAAGGTGCGATCGATGGTGGGCTTGATTCCCCTGTTTGCGGTGGAAACACTGGAGCCAGAGACGCTAGAGCGATTACCGGGCTTCAAAAAGCGAGTGGAATGGTTTATTCAAAACCGTCCTGACCTGCGCGGCAATGTCGCCTGTATGGAAAAGGAAGGTGTGGGAGCCAGACGACTGTTAGCGATCGCCTATCGGGAAAAGCTGCGCCGCATTCTGGAAAAGATGCTGGATGAAAACGAGTTTCTCAGCGACTACGGCATTCGGTCTGTCTCTAAATATCACGCCGACCATCCCTACCGCTTTCACGCACAGGACATGGAATATCGCGTCGATTATGAACCTGCCGAATCGAGTACAGGTTTGTTTGGCGGTAACTCCAATTGGCGCGGTCCCATCTGGATGCCTGTGAATTATCTGCTGATTGAGTCGCTGCAAAAGTTTCACTATTACCTGGGGGATGACTTTAAGGTGGAGTGTCCCACCGGGTCGGGCAACTGGATGAATTTGTGGGAGGTTGCCAGTGATCTCTCGAAACGTCTGATTCGGATTTTTATGAAGGATGAGTCGGGTCATCGTCCTGTGTATGGTGGCACGACTGAGTTTCAGCAAGACCCCCACTGGCATGACCTGATCCTGTTCTATGAATACTTTCATGGGGATAACGGGGCAGGTATCGGAGCCAGCCATCAAACCGGATGGACGGGGTTAGTGGCAAAGCTGATTCAACAATGGGGCGACTACGAAGGGCAGGACAAAGACCCTGACCTGCATCTGGAGGAAGCGTTGGAATTTAACCCAATGGTCTCTATTTGA
- a CDS encoding SDR family NAD(P)-dependent oxidoreductase, whose translation MRLDGRVALVTGSSQGIGQGIVLRLAQEGANVVINYRSHPEGAEETLAKVEAIGGKCFMAQCPSSSQGYTVKADLGSVPEIRQLIAESIQHFGKLDILVNNAGIEKHAAFWDVTEDDYDAVMNVNLKGVFFATQAFVQHLIETKRTGKIINISSVHEELPFPNFTAYCASKGGMKMMTRNLAIELGALGITINNVAPGAIETPINTKLLNDPEKLGALLKNIPLGRLGQPGDVASLVAFLASSDADYVTGSTFFVDGGLLWNYQEQ comes from the coding sequence ATGAGGCTTGACGGAAGAGTGGCTCTGGTGACGGGTAGTAGCCAGGGGATTGGACAGGGAATTGTGTTGCGTCTGGCTCAAGAAGGCGCAAACGTGGTGATTAACTACCGCTCACATCCCGAAGGTGCAGAAGAAACCCTGGCAAAGGTCGAGGCGATCGGTGGCAAATGTTTTATGGCGCAGTGTCCCAGTTCCAGCCAGGGATACACAGTGAAAGCGGATTTGGGGAGTGTACCTGAAATTCGTCAACTCATCGCTGAAAGCATTCAACACTTTGGCAAGCTCGACATTTTGGTAAATAATGCTGGAATCGAGAAACACGCTGCCTTTTGGGATGTCACTGAAGATGATTATGACGCCGTTATGAATGTCAACCTGAAAGGGGTCTTCTTTGCTACGCAAGCGTTTGTGCAGCATTTAATCGAGACGAAACGCACCGGGAAGATTATCAATATTAGTTCTGTCCACGAAGAACTACCGTTTCCCAACTTCACGGCTTACTGTGCCAGCAAAGGTGGGATGAAGATGATGACGCGCAACTTGGCGATCGAGTTGGGGGCTTTAGGCATCACGATCAACAACGTGGCTCCAGGGGCGATCGAGACTCCGATTAATACCAAGTTGTTGAATGATCCTGAGAAACTCGGTGCGCTGCTCAAAAACATTCCCTTGGGGCGGTTAGGTCAACCGGGAGATGTGGCGTCGCTGGTGGCATTCCTGGCATCGTCGGATGCGGATTACGTTACAGGCAGCACTTTCTTTGTTGATGGGGGGTTGCTCTGGAATTATCAGGAGCAATAG
- a CDS encoding NADPH-dependent FMN reductase has protein sequence MQSSPLFIPVILGTPRQGRQSEFVAKFLVEQVGKQDGVETELIDIRTLPIATNDEGEGIKDPGFSAQMERADGLIIVAPEYNHGYPGMLKHVLDTCLKEYIHKAVGICGVSAGPFGGTRVIQNMLPVMRELGLVTIFYDLNFSNVQTLFDESGKLLDPDTQIRRSDRFMQELIWMSTVLRYGRQEMK, from the coding sequence ATGCAAAGTTCGCCTTTATTCATTCCTGTGATTCTCGGCACACCGCGTCAGGGTCGTCAGAGTGAGTTTGTTGCCAAGTTTCTTGTAGAACAGGTTGGCAAACAGGACGGGGTTGAAACGGAGTTGATTGATATTCGGACGTTGCCAATTGCCACGAACGACGAGGGAGAGGGCATCAAAGATCCGGGGTTTTCGGCTCAGATGGAGCGAGCCGATGGGCTGATCATTGTAGCTCCGGAATATAACCACGGTTATCCCGGTATGCTCAAGCATGTTCTCGATACATGTTTGAAGGAATATATCCACAAAGCGGTGGGGATTTGTGGGGTGTCGGCGGGTCCCTTCGGTGGAACGAGGGTGATTCAAAATATGCTGCCCGTCATGCGTGAATTGGGACTTGTCACCATCTTCTATGACCTCAACTTCAGCAATGTCCAAACTTTGTTTGATGAGTCGGGCAAGTTGCTCGATCCAGATACCCAAATTCGACGGAGCGATCGCTTCATGCAGGAGTTGATCTGGATGTCTACGGTATTGCGCTATGGACGACAGGAGATGAAATGA
- a CDS encoding MIP/aquaporin family protein: MIHTLRKHYLEYLMEAAGLGIFMVSASVATVLLEHPASPLRQWINDPTLRRFVIGVAMGLTAIAIIYSPWGKQSGAHINPAVTFTFFRLKKIKAVDAAFYIIAQFMGGWLGVLLAAGILRGAIAHPSVNYVVTIPGASGVAVAFVAELIISFGLMMTVLIVSNTPKLSRFTGLFAGVLVATYITLEAPLSGMSMNPARTLASALPASVWTALWIYFVAPLTGMLCASELYVRVNGRSAVRCAKLHHDNHKRCIFNCNYRQQPRGDRDSLLSDKLPL; encoded by the coding sequence ATGATTCATACTCTCCGCAAACACTATCTCGAATATTTGATGGAAGCAGCGGGATTAGGCATTTTTATGGTGTCTGCCAGTGTTGCCACTGTGTTGTTAGAACACCCAGCTTCACCACTTCGGCAATGGATCAATGATCCAACGCTGCGACGATTTGTGATTGGAGTCGCGATGGGACTGACCGCGATCGCCATCATCTATTCTCCTTGGGGAAAACAATCCGGTGCCCACATCAATCCGGCGGTGACGTTCACTTTCTTTCGACTCAAGAAGATCAAAGCGGTCGATGCAGCGTTCTACATCATTGCGCAATTTATGGGCGGGTGGTTGGGAGTGTTGCTGGCAGCAGGTATTTTGAGAGGAGCGATCGCCCATCCCAGTGTGAATTACGTTGTCACGATCCCCGGAGCGAGTGGGGTGGCGGTAGCGTTCGTGGCTGAACTTATAATTTCTTTTGGGCTGATGATGACGGTGTTAATTGTCTCAAATACGCCGAAACTTTCCCGATTTACAGGACTCTTTGCAGGGGTGCTGGTGGCAACCTACATCACCCTTGAGGCTCCTCTGTCGGGGATGAGTATGAACCCTGCCCGGACGCTTGCTTCAGCACTACCTGCCTCCGTCTGGACAGCCCTCTGGATTTATTTCGTTGCACCACTCACCGGAATGTTATGTGCGTCTGAATTATACGTGCGAGTGAATGGTAGAAGTGCTGTTCGTTGTGCCAAATTACATCACGATAACCATAAGCGATGCATTTTTAATTGCAATTATCGACAACAGCCGAGAGGCGATCGCGACTCATTATTGAGTGACAAATTACCGCTATGA
- a CDS encoding VOC family protein, giving the protein MKTPFFKLLQRSLLSLSVAVTLVSTSSWGAIASVPQAPDSIAAESRHYTLGTNVVAQALPQVRVQTVASVGMTVSDMERALAFYTQVLPFREISDVEVWGSEYERLQGVFGVRMRVVRLQLGNEVIELTDYLTPEGRPIPADSRSNDRWFQHMAIVVSDMDEAYQVLRRHNVQHVSTAPQRLPDYIPAAAGIEAFYFRDPDGHNLEIIYYPPGKGDPRWQQPTDQLFLGIDHTAIAVSNTDTSLAFYRDVLGLEVAGESENYGTEQEHLNNVFGARLRISGLRAPNGMGIEFLEYVTPRDGRSLPMDTRANDLVHWQTTLVVENADIAAQRLRERGYTFVSSDVIEMQDDQLNFQRGFLVRDPDGHVMRIIER; this is encoded by the coding sequence ATGAAAACTCCGTTCTTTAAGCTACTTCAGCGATCTCTGTTGTCGCTTAGCGTTGCTGTAACGCTCGTCAGTACTTCCTCCTGGGGGGCGATCGCTTCAGTTCCTCAAGCTCCCGACAGTATTGCTGCTGAGTCGCGCCATTATACTCTGGGTACTAATGTTGTCGCTCAAGCACTGCCGCAAGTCAGAGTTCAAACGGTGGCAAGTGTGGGCATGACTGTCTCAGATATGGAGCGTGCCCTGGCATTTTACACGCAGGTCTTACCCTTTCGGGAAATCTCTGATGTGGAAGTGTGGGGCAGTGAGTATGAGCGGCTTCAAGGGGTGTTTGGCGTACGGATGCGAGTCGTGCGGCTTCAGTTGGGTAACGAAGTGATTGAGTTAACCGACTACCTCACACCCGAAGGCAGACCCATTCCAGCAGATTCTCGCAGTAACGATCGCTGGTTTCAACACATGGCGATCGTGGTTAGCGATATGGATGAAGCCTATCAGGTGTTGCGTCGTCACAATGTGCAGCATGTTTCTACTGCGCCTCAACGCCTTCCCGACTACATTCCTGCTGCCGCAGGGATTGAAGCATTTTATTTTCGTGATCCCGATGGACATAATTTAGAAATCATTTATTACCCGCCCGGTAAGGGTGATCCCAGATGGCAACAGCCCACGGATCAGCTATTTCTTGGTATTGACCATACAGCGATCGCTGTCTCTAACACAGATACTAGTCTTGCCTTTTATCGCGATGTGTTGGGGTTAGAGGTGGCAGGTGAAAGTGAAAACTACGGGACTGAGCAGGAACATCTCAACAATGTCTTTGGGGCGCGTCTGCGTATTAGTGGCTTAAGAGCACCTAATGGCATGGGCATTGAGTTCTTGGAATACGTGACTCCGCGTGATGGGCGATCGCTTCCGATGGATACTCGTGCGAACGATTTAGTGCACTGGCAAACAACATTAGTGGTAGAGAATGCAGACATAGCTGCACAACGTTTAAGGGAACGGGGATATACGTTTGTATCTTCTGATGTGATTGAAATGCAAGATGATCAATTGAACTTTCAAAGAGGATTTTTAGTGCGCGATCCAGATGGTCATGTAATGCGAATTATCGAGCGATAG
- the nrtS gene encoding nitrate/nitrite transporter NrtS encodes MQQMNHIKGFVLSLFDAEFIPTGLKTAVFVGSLLFLINHGPAFMRGEMNQERWISVALTYTMPYLVNVYGQYSYRRRMSHSSSVTKF; translated from the coding sequence ATGCAACAGATGAATCACATTAAAGGTTTTGTTCTTAGCTTGTTTGATGCAGAGTTCATTCCCACAGGTTTAAAAACCGCTGTGTTTGTTGGTTCTTTGCTGTTTTTGATTAATCACGGCCCTGCTTTCATGCGAGGCGAAATGAACCAGGAGCGTTGGATTTCGGTTGCATTAACCTATACCATGCCGTATCTGGTAAATGTGTATGGTCAATATAGCTATCGTCGCCGCATGAGCCACTCTTCCAGTGTCACGAAATTCTAA
- a CDS encoding DUF2721 domain-containing protein codes for MSATDVAQTIQLIIAPVVLITACAITQGGILGRFIYVGQRIRSLATERLQLLHTGKMNDAFSLERLQEIDRQIPLLKHRHRLIQRAVLLIYSAIAVFLVSMFAIALSVASSLSLVATLALLLFLVGTCLLLAGVIYAGLEVRMSHQAICYEVNRVTALDKFF; via the coding sequence ATGAGCGCAACCGATGTTGCCCAAACGATTCAACTCATTATTGCTCCAGTGGTTTTGATAACAGCGTGTGCTATCACGCAAGGGGGCATTTTAGGACGGTTTATCTATGTGGGACAGCGCATCCGATCGCTGGCAACCGAACGTTTACAGCTGCTCCACACGGGCAAGATGAATGATGCTTTTTCGCTGGAGCGTCTCCAGGAAATCGACCGTCAAATTCCACTCCTCAAACACCGTCATCGGCTGATCCAACGAGCCGTGTTATTGATTTACAGTGCGATCGCCGTTTTCCTGGTGAGTATGTTTGCGATCGCCCTATCAGTCGCCTCAAGTTTGAGTCTAGTTGCCACCCTGGCACTGCTGCTGTTTTTAGTGGGAACCTGCCTGTTGTTAGCTGGTGTAATCTATGCGGGTCTCGAAGTTCGCATGTCGCATCAAGCGATTTGCTATGAAGTCAATCGCGTCACAGCCTTAGACAAATTCTTTTGA
- a CDS encoding CPBP family intramembrane glutamic endopeptidase, with protein MTSVPFKPKQFILGALAILVVIYVGFALLGSFGEQQISSRLELYQTDLLLHVTEVPDDNELGFNADTRRALLGEEPVKTALEEYQELRRSAETDLSRLSDRLNQALADSDTPQPDPTVTTLQTTLNQQQELLTQLDLRIGLLQTQTDQTAAALQTWSAIANPSRSSPLTETANTLAGLWSTPPRLLPDAEAQLQKNLDGWFRYVALRRLYQLQQRPDALADLQTAEQEIAQQTLFKLVLGNTLPLVGSLIGAALLIFLIAQRVLKGKQALLSKNEDTRWETPWDWETILQVLVVGFFFVGQFIVPFLVRFVVTGLPRLLQTAGQAPLTASRLQAFSALTYYLLMAGIALFILYVSVKPFFPLPAHWFRLQGQSNWFLWGFGGYLVALPLMILVSLVNQQIWQGQGGSNPLLKIILEEADPLSLGIFFFTAAIAAPLFEETLFRGFLLPSLTRYVSVPGAIAISSVIFAIAHLSLSEVVPLAVLGCVLGVVYTRSRSLLSPMLLHSLWNSGTMIGLLILGSGS; from the coding sequence ATGACCTCAGTACCGTTCAAACCAAAGCAATTTATTTTGGGTGCGCTGGCAATTTTGGTGGTCATCTACGTTGGTTTTGCCTTATTGGGCAGCTTTGGAGAACAGCAGATCAGCAGCCGTCTGGAACTGTATCAAACTGACTTGCTGTTGCATGTTACAGAAGTGCCTGACGATAATGAACTTGGGTTTAACGCTGACACCCGCAGAGCTTTGTTAGGCGAAGAACCCGTTAAGACCGCATTAGAGGAATATCAGGAGCTACGGAGATCAGCCGAAACTGACCTATCTCGCCTGAGCGATCGCCTCAATCAAGCATTGGCGGACTCCGATACTCCCCAACCTGACCCAACGGTCACAACACTGCAAACCACACTCAACCAACAGCAAGAACTCCTCACACAACTCGACCTCCGCATTGGTCTGTTGCAGACTCAAACCGACCAAACAGCAGCAGCCCTGCAAACCTGGTCAGCGATCGCCAACCCCTCTCGCAGCAGTCCTCTCACCGAGACAGCAAATACCCTCGCTGGCTTATGGTCTACTCCGCCTCGCCTCTTGCCCGACGCCGAAGCACAACTGCAAAAAAACCTGGATGGCTGGTTTCGCTATGTGGCGTTGCGTCGGCTCTATCAATTACAACAGCGACCCGATGCGCTTGCCGACCTGCAAACGGCTGAACAGGAGATCGCTCAGCAAACTCTATTTAAGCTAGTTCTGGGAAACACACTGCCTTTAGTGGGCAGCTTGATTGGGGCTGCACTCTTGATTTTTCTGATTGCACAACGGGTTTTGAAAGGCAAGCAGGCATTACTCAGCAAAAATGAAGATACCCGGTGGGAGACCCCGTGGGATTGGGAAACCATCCTGCAAGTGTTAGTCGTCGGTTTCTTCTTTGTCGGTCAATTCATTGTGCCGTTTTTGGTCAGATTCGTGGTGACAGGACTACCTCGGCTTTTGCAAACTGCTGGACAAGCCCCACTGACAGCGAGCCGACTACAAGCCTTTTCGGCGTTGACCTATTACCTGCTGATGGCGGGTATTGCTTTGTTCATCCTCTATGTTTCTGTGAAGCCGTTCTTTCCCTTACCAGCCCACTGGTTCCGATTGCAGGGGCAAAGCAACTGGTTTCTCTGGGGCTTCGGCGGCTATCTGGTTGCTCTGCCGCTGATGATTCTGGTGTCTCTGGTCAATCAACAAATCTGGCAGGGGCAGGGCGGCAGTAACCCCCTGTTGAAAATTATTTTGGAGGAAGCTGACCCCCTCTCGCTGGGCATCTTTTTCTTTACCGCTGCGATCGCTGCCCCACTCTTTGAGGAAACCCTGTTTCGTGGCTTCCTGCTGCCTTCTCTAACGCGATACGTCTCCGTTCCAGGAGCGATCGCCATTAGTAGTGTCATCTTTGCGATCGCCCACCTCAGTCTCTCCGAAGTTGTTCCTCTCGCGGTGCTGGGTTGCGTCCTGGGTGTCGTTTATACGCGATCGCGCAGTCTGCTCTCCCCGATGTTGCTCCACAGTTTGTGGAATAGCGGCACGATGATTGGGTTGCTGATTTTGGGAAGCGGCTCGTAG
- a CDS encoding histidine phosphatase family protein: MTTRVILVRHGISSYNVQKRVQGHCDESTLTEEGRDAARSVGSALQGLAFDAAYSSPLKRARETAELILSTTNITVSQGLTLTDNLKEINLASWEGLTFDEVKAQYPAEYQAWRDRPHELQIDLTTPEGTVPFFPVVELFEQAKQFWRETLPKHPGQTILVVAHSGINRALICSAVGLGADRHHAFYQSNCGISVLNFSGELGQPVQLESVNLTSHMGLPIPRLKSDQRGVRLLLVRHGETEWNRQKKFQGQIDVPLNDQGRVQSGQAAAFLRDIPIDRAVSSPMLRPKETAEIILEKHPNIKLELDDRLCEIGHGLWEGKLEEEIRALYPVELEQWQRSPETVQMPEGENLQQVWDRAIAAWNDIVQTSRTEGDRVPTVLVVAHDAINKAILCYVAGLGPESFWSFKQGNGAVTVIDYAADPETPPMIQALNITTHLGGVLDRTAAGAL; the protein is encoded by the coding sequence CTGACTACCCGTGTTATTTTGGTGCGCCACGGCATCAGCAGCTACAACGTTCAAAAGAGAGTTCAGGGTCACTGCGACGAGTCTACCTTGACAGAGGAAGGGCGGGATGCAGCTCGTAGCGTGGGTTCTGCATTGCAGGGCTTAGCCTTTGATGCGGCGTACAGTAGCCCTCTCAAGCGAGCACGAGAAACGGCTGAGTTGATCCTGTCAACCACGAATATCACCGTTTCACAAGGGCTGACGCTGACAGACAACCTCAAAGAAATTAATCTGGCATCCTGGGAAGGACTGACCTTTGATGAGGTTAAGGCGCAGTACCCAGCTGAATATCAGGCATGGCGCGATCGCCCCCACGAGCTCCAGATTGACCTCACCACGCCAGAGGGAACGGTACCCTTTTTCCCAGTAGTGGAGTTGTTTGAGCAAGCCAAGCAATTTTGGCGGGAGACGTTACCAAAGCACCCAGGGCAAACCATTTTAGTCGTGGCGCACAGTGGTATCAACCGGGCTCTGATCTGTAGTGCAGTAGGTCTGGGTGCCGATCGCCACCATGCGTTCTATCAGTCGAACTGTGGCATTAGCGTGCTCAACTTCTCTGGCGAACTGGGGCAACCTGTCCAGCTAGAGTCGGTTAACCTGACCTCTCACATGGGCTTGCCCATTCCAAGACTCAAGTCCGACCAGCGAGGCGTTCGGCTGTTGCTGGTGCGTCACGGTGAGACGGAATGGAACCGCCAGAAGAAGTTTCAGGGACAGATCGACGTGCCCCTCAACGATCAGGGGCGGGTGCAGTCGGGGCAGGCAGCAGCGTTTTTGCGAGATATCCCCATCGATCGCGCAGTCAGCAGCCCGATGTTGCGCCCCAAGGAAACGGCGGAGATTATTTTGGAGAAGCATCCCAATATCAAGCTGGAACTGGACGATCGCCTCTGTGAGATTGGTCACGGCTTGTGGGAAGGCAAGCTAGAAGAAGAGATTCGCGCTCTATATCCAGTTGAGTTAGAGCAGTGGCAGCGATCGCCAGAAACCGTGCAGATGCCAGAGGGAGAAAACCTGCAACAAGTGTGGGATCGGGCGATTGCTGCCTGGAATGACATTGTGCAAACAAGCCGCACTGAGGGCGATCGCGTGCCGACGGTGCTGGTGGTGGCTCACGATGCGATTAACAAAGCGATTCTCTGTTATGTGGCAGGGCTGGGTCCCGAATCCTTCTGGTCATTCAAACAGGGGAATGGAGCCGTCACCGTGATTGATTACGCCGCCGATCCCGAAACCCCACCGATGATCCAGGCACTCAACATCACCACTCACCTGGGCGGAGTCCTCGATCGCACCGCCGCAGGAGCACTATAG